One window of Chitinophagaceae bacterium genomic DNA carries:
- a CDS encoding PKD domain-containing protein, which yields MKYLYILLAFFTLNLIAINSEASCIGSCGGPGSAGCWCDDACWILGDCCFDMCTWCSNQGPNSIANCGGGTPGGPGGCNTDVSICDPGTAGPFDFITADNFVSSCLDFTNGLNSNNYAYILLNIATTGPLNLLINGNSTTGFVDVSVFNIPQGMDPCMAILNVSNELSCNYASSASGCAQFGNAFPCPASVAAPMVNAGDLLMIIVEDWSNAQNSFTLDLGPPPGAQTGLYDLTLNPAGPFCVTDPSVNLSAVTGGGEWSGQGITDANTGTFNPGNAGVGVHTISYEILANCGGTNTMDIEVIPSGAPTITPVNNVCLGDTAFNIQGAPAGGTWSGNGITDAAAGTFDPAVAGTGNHTITYVVTGSCGGTVTTDISVDPIDVPQANPAGPFCLAEPAVNLTADISGGSWTGTGITNSSNGTFDPMTAGVGTHLVVYSLPAPCGGSDTIEIIVNLDANPIIDSIPEVCETFSPFTLNAQPSGGIWSGIGITDNTAGVFNAGIAGPGTHQIIYEVSGQCGGADTINLTVLPDLTPLIGSVTDLCINDADVTLIAQPTGGVWAGNGITDSLTGTFSPTDAGDGIHLITYTTNGICGGVDSVLIEVTEVTATFSYNNNQCFEGHSFDFSNQSVNAANYSWDFGNGTTSTLINPENITYTQAGDYTVQLIAETASCIDTFSLEISVFPQPDYTINSTNVNCYGNCDGYIELSADTSLNYSYGWSNGLPDFPSHSNLCEGTYTFNVTTQEGCIALDTVIITEPLPFDVNYTIENITCNNDCDGSVEVFVSGATAPYVIDWNTAGTVSLIENLCEGAYTVNIIDNNLCEFTDSISISQPDALTLNAISSDETCTGACDGEIEVYVNGGTGSYIYSWTGPAASLPGNVSSSTSLCSGTYTVTVTDINGCEIIDTSILNVQNPVDIQFTTSDYNGYNISCFNANDGNIYANVSGGTVPYSYNWSPINVISSELLNVPAGTYYLQVTDNEGCTATDSITLTQPDDIDVQLNPAVFAGGNNISCNGLTDGSIDVIVNGGVPAYNFDWNNGFSNQQNLDNLGAGIYELLVTDDNNCTHTTSISLNEPDLMNITLNSSLTNGYSLSCFESDDGQIEAIVSGGSGNYTYNWNNNSFNSAFIENLASGMYILIVTDENNCSLTDTIWLNQPDPMDISYNSTPAACFSASNGTAEILVNGGIPDYSFLWQSFPNMNQADMVGLIPGDYIVTITDDNNCSQDITIPVGFSSSEDLTVNAIEDTIIWGGSTQLYVANDTILQQPLTYNWYPENYLSCSDCESPIASPLIDTDFFVTVSDAQGCVLSGEVTVHVVPEQRILYIPNIFSPNGDGINDEFEVFTGGVRTFYLSVFDRWGSKIFESEDPNISWNGKLNGIQVPQGVYVFYIRVTFQDGENISKKGSITLVR from the coding sequence ATGAAATATTTATACATTTTACTGGCTTTTTTTACCCTGAATTTAATAGCTATTAATTCTGAAGCCAGTTGCATAGGCTCCTGTGGTGGACCAGGTTCAGCGGGTTGTTGGTGTGATGACGCATGCTGGATACTGGGAGATTGCTGTTTTGATATGTGTACTTGGTGTTCTAATCAAGGGCCCAATTCGATTGCTAATTGCGGTGGAGGAACTCCGGGAGGTCCGGGTGGTTGTAATACTGATGTTTCTATTTGTGATCCCGGGACTGCCGGTCCATTTGATTTCATTACAGCAGATAATTTTGTCAGTTCTTGTCTTGATTTCACAAATGGTTTAAATTCAAACAATTATGCCTATATACTCTTAAATATTGCTACAACAGGTCCTCTAAATTTGTTAATTAATGGAAATAGTACAACCGGCTTTGTTGATGTATCTGTGTTTAATATCCCCCAGGGGATGGATCCCTGTATGGCTATTCTAAATGTAAGCAATGAATTAAGTTGTAATTATGCGAGTAGTGCCAGTGGTTGTGCTCAATTTGGAAACGCATTTCCTTGTCCGGCTTCAGTTGCAGCTCCTATGGTCAATGCGGGGGATTTGTTGATGATAATTGTAGAAGACTGGAGTAATGCTCAAAATTCATTTACTTTAGATTTAGGACCTCCACCGGGAGCACAAACCGGATTATATGACTTAACATTAAATCCTGCCGGTCCTTTTTGTGTAACAGACCCTTCTGTTAATTTGAGTGCTGTAACAGGAGGAGGTGAATGGTCCGGGCAAGGAATAACAGATGCAAATACAGGAACTTTCAACCCGGGAAATGCCGGAGTAGGTGTACATACAATCAGCTATGAAATTTTAGCAAATTGTGGGGGCACGAATACTATGGATATTGAAGTTATTCCTTCCGGAGCACCTACTATTACTCCTGTAAATAATGTATGTTTAGGAGATACTGCATTTAATATTCAGGGAGCACCTGCAGGAGGCACTTGGTCAGGGAATGGTATAACTGATGCTGCTGCCGGAACATTTGATCCTGCTGTTGCCGGAACCGGCAACCATACAATAACTTATGTTGTAACCGGATCTTGCGGAGGAACGGTAACTACAGATATATCAGTTGATCCTATAGATGTTCCTCAAGCCAATCCGGCAGGACCTTTTTGTTTAGCAGAACCTGCTGTAAATTTAACTGCTGATATTAGTGGAGGAAGTTGGACTGGCACAGGTATAACTAATTCCTCTAACGGCACATTTGATCCTATGACAGCAGGAGTTGGTACTCATTTGGTCGTTTATAGCTTACCCGCTCCATGTGGGGGCAGTGATACAATAGAAATAATAGTTAACTTAGATGCAAATCCAATAATAGACAGTATTCCGGAAGTATGTGAAACCTTTAGTCCGTTTACTTTAAATGCTCAGCCTTCCGGTGGTATATGGTCCGGAATTGGTATAACAGATAATACAGCCGGAGTTTTTAATGCCGGTATCGCCGGTCCGGGCACTCACCAAATTATTTATGAAGTAAGTGGTCAATGTGGAGGTGCAGATACTATAAATTTAACAGTCTTACCGGATTTAACACCTCTTATAGGAAGTGTTACTGATTTGTGTATTAATGATGCTGATGTTACTTTGATTGCACAACCTACAGGGGGAGTATGGGCAGGGAATGGCATTACAGATTCCTTAACGGGAACATTTTCTCCAACTGATGCCGGAGACGGAATTCATTTAATAACATATACTACTAACGGGATTTGTGGAGGAGTTGATTCTGTTTTAATTGAAGTTACTGAAGTAACGGCAACCTTTAGCTATAATAATAATCAATGCTTTGAAGGACATTCTTTTGATTTTTCTAACCAATCTGTAAATGCTGCAAACTATAGCTGGGACTTTGGAAATGGTACAACATCAACTTTAATTAACCCGGAGAACATTACCTATACACAAGCCGGAGATTATACTGTTCAGCTTATTGCCGAAACAGCTTCTTGTATAGATACCTTCTCATTAGAAATATCAGTTTTCCCGCAACCTGACTATACCATAAATTCTACTAATGTAAATTGCTATGGTAATTGTGACGGATACATTGAGTTATCAGCTGACACATCGCTAAATTACTCTTATGGTTGGAGTAATGGATTGCCTGACTTTCCCTCACATTCAAATCTTTGCGAAGGAACTTATACTTTTAATGTGACTACTCAGGAAGGTTGTATTGCTTTAGACACCGTTATTATTACAGAACCGTTGCCATTTGATGTAAACTATACTATAGAAAATATCACGTGCAATAATGATTGCGATGGCAGTGTAGAGGTTTTTGTTTCTGGTGCAACAGCTCCTTATGTAATTGACTGGAATACAGCAGGAACTGTAAGTTTGATAGAAAACTTATGTGAAGGAGCTTACACGGTAAATATAATAGATAACAATCTATGTGAATTTACAGATTCAATTAGCATTAGCCAGCCGGACGCTTTAACCCTTAATGCTATTTCTAGTGACGAAACTTGCACAGGTGCTTGCGATGGTGAAATAGAGGTTTATGTAAACGGTGGAACCGGTTCTTACATATACTCCTGGACCGGACCGGCAGCTTCTTTGCCGGGTAACGTATCTTCCTCAACTTCACTATGCAGCGGAACTTATACTGTTACCGTAACAGACATAAATGGTTGTGAAATAATAGACACCTCAATACTTAATGTTCAGAATCCGGTAGATATTCAATTCACTACCTCAGATTATAACGGGTATAATATTAGTTGCTTTAATGCAAATGATGGTAATATTTATGCGAATGTTTCCGGTGGAACTGTTCCTTATAGCTATAATTGGTCACCCATAAATGTAATAAGTTCTGAATTACTTAATGTTCCTGCAGGAACATACTATCTGCAAGTAACAGATAATGAAGGTTGCACAGCTACCGACAGCATTACTTTAACCCAGCCCGATGATATAGATGTCCAACTAAACCCGGCTGTATTTGCGGGAGGTAATAACATAAGTTGTAATGGATTAACTGACGGAAGTATAGATGTAATTGTAAATGGAGGTGTACCTGCATATAACTTTGACTGGAATAATGGTTTTTCTAACCAACAAAACTTAGATAATCTGGGGGCAGGAATTTATGAACTTCTAGTTACCGATGACAATAACTGTACACATACTACTTCAATATCTCTTAATGAGCCGGATTTGATGAACATTACTCTAAACAGTTCACTTACCAACGGATATAGCCTAAGTTGCTTTGAGTCCGATGATGGTCAAATTGAAGCTATTGTAAGTGGAGGTTCAGGAAATTATACTTATAATTGGAATAACAACTCCTTCAATAGTGCTTTTATAGAAAATTTAGCATCAGGAATGTATATATTAATCGTAACGGATGAAAATAATTGCTCTTTAACCGACACTATATGGTTAAATCAACCTGACCCTATGGATATTTCTTATAACTCTACTCCTGCTGCTTGTTTTAGTGCAAGTAATGGGACAGCTGAAATACTTGTTAATGGTGGCATTCCTGATTACAGCTTTTTATGGCAATCTTTTCCTAATATGAATCAAGCTGACATGGTTGGACTTATTCCGGGCGATTATATTGTAACGATAACTGATGATAATAACTGCTCTCAAGATATAACTATCCCTGTAGGCTTTTCCTCAAGTGAAGATTTAACAGTTAATGCTATTGAGGATACTATTATCTGGGGAGGGAGCACTCAGCTTTATGTAGCAAATGATACTATACTTCAACAACCACTTACTTACAATTGGTATCCTGAAAATTATTTAAGTTGTAGTGATTGTGAAAGCCCTATAGCATCACCTTTAATTGATACTGACTTTTTTGTAACTGTTAGTGATGCACAGGGATGTGTTTTATCCGGTGAGGTTACAGTGCATGTAGTGCCCGAGCAAAGAATATTGTATATACCAAATATATTTTCTCCTAATGGAGATGGGATTAATGACGAATTTGAAGTATTTACAGGTGGTGTCCGGACATTTTACCTTAGTGTTTTTGATAGATGGGGCAGTAAAATATTTGAAAGTGAAGATCCTAATATTTCATGGAATGGTAAACTTAATGGAATTCAAGTGCCACAGGGAGTATACGTGTTTTACATCAGAGTTACATTTCAGGATGGAGAGAATATTTCCAAAAAAGGCAGTATAACATTGGTGAGATAG
- the bshA gene encoding N-acetyl-alpha-D-glucosaminyl L-malate synthase BshA, translating into MRIGIVCYPTYGGSGVVATELGKALANKGNSVHFITYKQPARLDTFHSNIFYHEVRLLEYPLFEHPPYETVLASKLVDVVRFEKLDLLHVHYAIPHASAAFMAKQILATYGINIPVITTLHGTDITLVGKDATYAPVVEFSINKSDGVTAVSEHLKEETHSFFDIENEIKVIPNFIDFSRFKKENKDHFRKAIAPNNEKILIHISNFRKVKRTLDVIRIYHQVSKELPAKLLLIGDGPERGKAENLCRELGTCEHVRFLGKQEAIEELLAISDVFLLPSEKESFGLVALEAMSCHVPVVSSNAGGIPEVNIHGETGFLSPIGDVDSMAKQVLKLLKDEKLLLEFRKNALDRAKNFSLEKVLPHYENYYKEVIEKTAAKVVLK; encoded by the coding sequence ATGAGAATAGGAATAGTATGTTATCCAACTTATGGTGGTAGTGGTGTTGTTGCTACAGAACTTGGTAAAGCCCTTGCTAATAAAGGAAATAGTGTGCATTTTATTACCTATAAACAGCCGGCAAGACTTGATACTTTTCATTCAAATATTTTCTACCATGAAGTAAGGTTGCTTGAATATCCATTGTTTGAACATCCGCCTTATGAAACTGTTTTGGCCAGTAAATTGGTAGATGTTGTACGTTTTGAAAAGTTAGATTTGCTTCATGTTCACTATGCTATACCTCATGCCTCTGCTGCTTTTATGGCAAAGCAGATTTTAGCTACTTACGGGATTAATATTCCGGTTATTACTACATTACACGGCACTGATATTACCCTTGTCGGGAAAGATGCCACCTATGCTCCTGTTGTTGAGTTTTCTATAAATAAATCAGATGGTGTAACTGCAGTTTCTGAACATTTAAAAGAAGAAACACATAGTTTTTTTGATATAGAGAATGAAATAAAGGTTATCCCGAATTTTATTGATTTTAGCAGATTTAAAAAGGAAAATAAAGATCATTTCCGTAAAGCAATTGCCCCTAATAATGAGAAAATATTAATTCATATATCCAATTTTCGAAAAGTTAAAAGAACATTAGATGTAATTAGAATTTACCATCAGGTTTCTAAAGAGTTACCTGCAAAACTATTATTAATCGGTGATGGACCGGAAAGAGGTAAAGCTGAAAACTTATGCAGAGAGCTGGGTACGTGTGAACATGTTCGGTTTTTAGGGAAACAGGAGGCCATAGAAGAATTATTGGCTATTAGTGATGTTTTTCTTTTGCCTTCAGAAAAAGAAAGCTTTGGATTGGTTGCTTTAGAGGCAATGTCGTGTCATGTGCCTGTCGTTTCTTCTAATGCCGGAGGTATCCCTGAGGTTAATATTCATGGAGAAACCGGTTTCCTAAGTCCTATAGGTGATGTAGATTCAATGGCAAAACAAGTATTGAAGTTGTTAAAAGATGAAAAGCTTCTTTTAGAATTTAGAAAAAATGCTCTGGATAGAGCTAAAAACTTTAGTCTTGAAAAAGTTCTCCCACATTATGAAAATTATTATAAAGAAGTTATAGAAAAAACTGCTGCCAAAGTAGTTTTAAAATAA
- a CDS encoding T9SS C-terminal target domain-containing protein: MIKKFILFFACLLITGVFSVNSQTLFSEDFSSGTIDTSIITLKDEDGLTINPSISPPFPATASWVVLQEQGNQNYYAASTSWFEPEGCCADDWMILPSVSIGDFTALSWRAMAVDASFPDGYEVRISTAGTDIADFMANPPLLAVPAENSTWTEREILLFDEGYTNTDVHIAFRNNSDDKFILRLDDIEIFEIPSLDAAVEGLIEPTTVCEKTNSEVVTITVSNSGVNDISNFEVYYSVNGGAPVTEVITDTLAFTESMNYTFQQTVDMSQAGPYEFTIGVNLTNDENPDNDEIDELNVFTLEPQDVSADPLTMGFGPSDDFLGWIIEDANDDGVTWRITDFSPNSGDFSAGYFWNEFEDADDWLFTRCLHLESSNYYVVEFYHSIAPDQNDYFERMKVNYGNMPASGSMTELVVDLGLMTNDFYQPSTNVISPASSGTYHVGFHAYSDRDEWALLVDDITVRQLEVPNVNFNYSINDLTVDFNDLSTELPNNWDWDFGVSGGVSTQQNPTFTYDDYGTYNVCMVASNQAGSGTAHCEEILLEPIGIDDIYQISELSVYPNPVKDQININVEFTDFQYVNITLKNNLGQSISNIYEGEVNQGSWSLNMKNLPAGVYFIELKGEEFNHVEKVVVTH; this comes from the coding sequence ATGATTAAAAAATTTATATTATTTTTTGCTTGTTTGTTAATTACCGGAGTTTTTAGTGTAAATTCTCAAACATTATTCTCTGAAGATTTTAGTTCAGGAACAATCGATACCTCAATTATAACCTTAAAAGACGAAGATGGATTAACTATTAATCCAAGCATCTCTCCTCCTTTTCCGGCAACAGCATCCTGGGTTGTTTTGCAGGAGCAAGGTAATCAAAATTACTATGCTGCCAGCACATCCTGGTTTGAGCCTGAAGGTTGTTGCGCAGATGACTGGATGATACTTCCATCCGTTTCTATTGGAGATTTTACTGCATTAAGCTGGAGAGCTATGGCTGTAGACGCAAGCTTTCCTGATGGTTATGAAGTAAGAATTTCTACCGCTGGAACAGATATCGCTGATTTTATGGCTAATCCACCTTTATTAGCAGTTCCCGCAGAAAACAGTACTTGGACAGAAAGAGAAATCTTATTGTTTGATGAAGGCTATACGAATACAGATGTTCATATTGCTTTCAGAAATAATTCAGATGATAAGTTTATTCTTCGCTTAGATGACATAGAGATTTTTGAAATACCAAGTTTAGATGCAGCAGTTGAAGGTTTGATTGAACCAACGACCGTTTGTGAAAAAACGAATAGTGAAGTTGTTACAATTACAGTCTCTAATTCGGGAGTAAATGACATTAGCAATTTTGAAGTATACTATTCTGTAAATGGAGGAGCTCCTGTAACAGAAGTTATTACAGATACTTTAGCTTTTACTGAAAGTATGAATTATACCTTTCAGCAAACTGTTGATATGAGTCAGGCAGGGCCATATGAATTTACTATTGGTGTGAATTTAACTAATGACGAGAACCCTGACAATGATGAGATAGATGAATTAAATGTATTTACCTTAGAGCCTCAGGATGTTAGTGCTGACCCTTTAACAATGGGCTTCGGACCTTCGGATGATTTTTTAGGCTGGATTATTGAAGATGCAAATGATGACGGGGTTACCTGGAGAATTACTGATTTCTCACCCAATTCAGGAGATTTTTCAGCAGGATACTTCTGGAATGAGTTCGAAGATGCTGATGATTGGCTATTTACCAGATGCCTACACTTAGAAAGCTCTAACTACTATGTAGTTGAATTTTATCATTCTATAGCGCCTGATCAGAATGACTATTTTGAAAGAATGAAAGTTAACTATGGTAATATGCCGGCTTCCGGCTCAATGACAGAACTGGTTGTTGACTTAGGTTTAATGACCAATGACTTTTACCAACCATCAACAAACGTAATTTCTCCGGCATCTTCAGGCACATATCATGTTGGCTTCCATGCATACAGCGACAGAGATGAATGGGCTTTATTGGTTGATGACATTACTGTACGTCAGTTAGAAGTACCTAATGTTAACTTTAACTATAGCATTAATGATTTAACAGTTGATTTTAATGACTTATCTACTGAATTGCCAAACAATTGGGATTGGGATTTTGGAGTAAGTGGTGGTGTATCAACTCAGCAAAACCCTACTTTCACTTATGATGACTACGGAACCTATAATGTATGTATGGTTGCAAGCAATCAAGCGGGTTCCGGAACTGCGCATTGTGAGGAAATTTTATTAGAACCAATCGGAATTGATGATATATATCAAATATCAGAATTGTCTGTATATCCAAACCCCGTTAAAGACCAAATTAATATAAATGTTGAATTTACAGATTTCCAATACGTAAATATCACTTTGAAGAATAACTTAGGACAATCAATTTCTAATATTTATGAAGGAGAAGTCAATCAAGGATCCTGGTCACTAAACATGAAAAACCTACCTGCAGGTGTTTACTTTATAGAGCTTAAAGGTGAAGAGTTTAATCATGTAGAAAAAGTGGTGGTAACGCATTAA